The following proteins are co-located in the Methylomonas sp. 11b genome:
- a CDS encoding GNAT family N-acetyltransferase has translation MSIRLATPTDASAIGQIRVDAWRAAYQPFMPLEYLESLDPSANLDSLAERLSKPTKEFMVFVAEDKGNTLGFSIIGAPRYLTQELTVELWALNVSPAYWRQGFGRKLVDHSVAESSCLGFSRIELWCIQGNSPAEATYAGCGFTRTDIKRTSSALTGHPLNEVLFSKML, from the coding sequence ATGTCGATACGTCTAGCAACTCCCACCGATGCCAGTGCAATTGGTCAAATTCGCGTGGATGCTTGGCGAGCCGCTTATCAGCCCTTCATGCCGCTGGAATATTTGGAGTCTTTAGATCCTTCAGCAAACCTGGATTCGCTAGCGGAACGGCTAAGTAAGCCAACAAAGGAATTCATGGTGTTCGTCGCCGAGGACAAAGGCAATACGCTTGGATTTTCAATTATCGGCGCACCGCGTTATTTGACACAGGAACTGACTGTTGAACTTTGGGCGCTTAATGTATCGCCTGCTTATTGGCGTCAGGGATTTGGGAGAAAGCTAGTGGATCATTCGGTTGCGGAATCATCCTGTTTAGGTTTTTCCCGCATCGAACTTTGGTGCATCCAAGGCAATTCTCCAGCCGAAGCTACGTATGCTGGTTGCGGTTTTACACGTACCGACATAAAACGCACATCTTCCGCGTTGACTGGACATCCATTAAACGAAGTTCTTTTCTCAAAGATGCTTTAA